One window of the Trifolium pratense cultivar HEN17-A07 linkage group LG2, ARS_RC_1.1, whole genome shotgun sequence genome contains the following:
- the LOC123906262 gene encoding probable LRR receptor-like serine/threonine-protein kinase At3g47570, with product MIHIRFILLLCILLHNFHVIICNNNTDKDILLSFKLQVTDPNNALSSWKQDSNHCTWYGVNCSKVDERVQSLNLSGLSLSGKLPSNISNLTYLHTLDLSNNSFNGQIPFQFSHLSLLSVIQLPDNNLSGTLPPQLGQLHNLQILDFSLNNLTGKIPSTFGNLFSLKNLSLARNMFFGEIPSELGNLQNLSRLQLSQNNFTGEIPSSFFFNLSSLDFLSLTMNNLSGILPQKFGDYFPNLSVLTLATNRFEGVIPNSISNSSHLQTIDLSNNRFHGPIPLFTNLKNLTYLAVSNNLLTSTTSLNFQFFDSLRNSTQLEILMINGNNLAGELPNSVAYLSSNLQQFCVANNKLNGTIPKGMKKFQNLTSLSFEHNYFTGELPLELGTLKKLVQLLIYQNRLSGEIPDIFGNFTNLFILALGNNQFSGRIPTSIGQCEELNILDLEMNKLVGVIPIEIFQLSGLTTLYLHGNSLNGSLPPVCNMEQLVTMFVSNNQLSGNIPEIKANGLKMLLMERNKFSGSIPNSLGDLASLETLDLSSNNLAGSIPESLENLKYMVSLNLSFNKLEGKVPMKGVFMNLSQVDLQGNNKLCGVNNQVMHKLGVTLCVAGKKKNRNILLPIILGIIGVTVLFVSMIYLLWRLMSLKKKHKEEIRTLSSTPLKGLHQNISYGDIRLATNNFSAANMVGKGGFGSVYKGVFNISTCESQTTTLAVKILDLQQSKASQSFNAECETLKNVRHRNLVKVITSCSSTDYKGDDFKALVMQFMPNGNLEMILYPEDLESGSSLTLLQRLNIAIDVASAMDYLHNDCDPPIVHCDLKPANVLIDEDMVAHVADFGLARFLSQNPSEKHSSTLELKGSIGYIAPEYGLGGKASTSGDVYSFGILFLEMFIAKKPTDEMFKEGLSMNKFVLDMDDKQLLKVVDQRLINQFEYSTQNFSSDCNSSRSIDNSYSDGIPVWMHKAEECIAASMRVGLSCISYHPKDRWTMREALSKLHGIKQSILGL from the exons ATGATCCATATAAGATTTATTTTGCTCCTATGTATCCTACTTCATAATTTTCATGTCATCATTTGCAACAATAACACAGACAAAGATATACTTCTATCTTTCAAACTACAAGTAACTGATCCAAACAATGCTCTATCAAGTTGGAAACAAGATTCTAATCACTGTACCTGGTATGGTGTAAACTGTTCCAAAGTTGATGAAAGAGTTCAATCTCTAAACTTATCAGGACTTAGTCTTTCTGGTAAACTACCTTCTAATATCTCCAACCTCACTTATCTTCATACACTTGACCTTTCCAATAACAGTTTTAATGGCCAAATTCCCTTCCAATTTTCTCATCTTTCACTCCTTAGTGTCATTCAATTACCTGACAACAATCTCTCTGGTACACTTCCACCTCAATTGGGTCAACTTCATAATCTACAAATTTTGGACTTTTCTCTCAATAATCTAACAGGTAAAATTCCATCAACTTTTGGTAATCTTTTTTCTCTTAAGAATCTTTCATTGGCAAGAAACATGTTTTTTGGTGAGATTCCAAGTGAATTAGGCAATCTCCAAAATCTTTCAAGACTACAACTCTCACAGAACAATTTCACCGGCGAGATTCCtagttctttcttcttcaatctcTCTTCCTTGGACTTCTTATCCTTAACAATGAACAACTTATCAGGCATTTTACCACAAAAATTCGGTGACTACTTTCCGAATTTAAGTGTACTTACTTTGGCAACTAACAGATTTGAAGGGGTGATTCCTAATTCCATATCCAATTCATCACATCTTCAGACTATTGATCTTTCTAACAATAGATTTCATGGGCCAATACCTCTTTTCACCAACTTGAAAAATCTCACTTATTTGGCTGTTAGTAATAATTTACTCACTTCCACCACATCATTGAATTTTCAATTCTTTGATTCTCTTAGAAACTCTACTCAGTTGGAAATTCTTATGATCAATGGTAACAACTTGGCTGGTGAACTTCCAAATTCTGTTGCTTATCTTTCAAGCAATCTACAACAGTTCTGTGTTGCTAATAATAAGCTAAATGGAACTATTCCTAAGGgaatgaaaaaatttcaaaatctcACATCCTTATCTTTTGAACATAATTATTTCACCGGCGAGTTACCATTAGAATTAGGAACACTCAAAAAATTGGTGCAGCTAttgatataccaaaatagattGTCTGGTGAAATTCCAGACATATTTGGCAATTTTACAAATCTGTTTATTCTTGCTTTAGGAAACAACCAGTTCTCAGGTAGAATTCCCACAAGTATCGGACAATGTGAGGAATTGAATATACTTGACTTAGAAATGAATAAGCTTGTTGGTGTCATACCAATCGAGATTTTTCAACTCTCTGGCTTGACAACTTTGTACTTACATGGAAATTCTTTGAACGGTTCGCTTCCTCCTGTATGCAACATGGAGCAGCTAGTGACAATGTTTGTTTCGAACAACCAGCTGTCGGGGAACATTCCTGAAATCAAAGCAAACGGCTTGAAGATGCTTTTGATGGAAAGAAACAAATTTAGTGGCTCAATTCCAAATAGTCTAGGGGATTTAGCATCCCTTGAGACATTGGATTTATCATCAAACAATCTCGCTGGTTCAATTCCTGAGAGTTTAGAAAATCTCAAATATATGGTCAGCTTAAATTTGTCTTTCAACAAATTGGAAGGAAAGGTTCCTATGAAAGGTGTTTTTATGAACCTAAGCCAGGTTGATCTCCAAGGTAACAACAAACTATGTGGCGTTAACAATCAAGTTATGCACAAGTTAGGAGTCACTTTGTGTGTTGCAGGTAAGAAAAAGAACAGAAACATTTTACTTCCTATCATACTCGGCATTATAGGCGTGACTGTTTTGTTCGTGTCAATGATCTATCTACTGTGGCGGCTAATGTCCTTAAAGAAGAAACACAAGGAGGAGATAAGAACTTTGTCATCAACTCCTCTAAAGGGGCTGCATCAAAATATATCCTATGGTGATATTAGGCTTGCTACAAACAATTTTTCAGCTGCAAACATGGTTGGAAAAGGGGGCTTTGGATCTGTTTACAAGGGTGTGTTCAACATCAGCACTTGTGAGAGTCAAACTACCACACTTGCTGTTAAAATTCTGGACCTGCAACAAAGCAAAGCCTCTCAGAGTTTTAATGCAGAATGTGAAACTTTGAAAAATGTTCGTCATCGGAATCTGGTCAAGGTGATCACTTCTTGCTCCAGCACTGATTACAAGGGGGATGATTTTAAGGCCCTTGTTATGCAATTCATGCCTAATGGTAATTTAGAGATGATTTTATACCCGGAAGATCTTGAGTCGGGTTCTTCACTAACCTTGTTGCAAAGATTAAACATTGCCATTGATGTTGCATCTGCCATGGACTACTTGCACAATGACTGTGATCCACCAATAGTCCATTGTGATCTGAAACCTGCCAATGTCCTAATAGATGAAGATATGGTTGCGCATGTGGCAGATTTTGGATTGGCGAGGTttctctctcaaaatccatCAGAGAAACATAGTAGCACTCTAGAATTGAAGGGATCGATCGGCTATATCGCCCCAG AATATGGTCTAGGTGGAAAGGCTTCAACTAGTGGCGATGTGTACAGTTTCGGAATCCTATTTCTAGAGATGTTCATAGCGAAAAAACCAACGGATGAAATGTTCAAAGAAGGATTAAGCATGAACAAATTTGTATTAGACATGGATGACAAGCAATTACTTAAGGTTGTTGATCAAAGACTTATCAACCAATTTGAGTATTCAACACAAAATTTCAGCAGTGATTGTAATAGTAGTAGGTCTATCGACAACAGTTACAGTGACGGCATCCCAGTTTGGATGCACAAAGCTGAGGAGTGCATAGCTGCTTCAATGAGAGTTGGCTTGTCATGTATATCTTATCATCCTAAAGATCGGTGGACAATGAGAGAAGCCTTATCAAAATTGCATGGAATTAAGCAGTCTATACTAGGCTTGTGA